In uncultured Methanobacterium sp., a genomic segment contains:
- a CDS encoding protein translocase subunit SecF (forms a complex with SecD and YajC; SecDFyajC stimulates the proton motive force-driven protein translocation; seems to modulate the cycling of SecA by stabilizing its membrane-inserted state and appears to be required for the release of mature proteins from the extracytoplasmic side of the membrane; in some organisms, such as Bacillus subtilis, SecD is fused to SecF) produces the protein MITFERLLESYKPLIAIPVVITIIALIIIATMGLNQGIELKGGTVAVIQLDKSVSQNELQSIISAGLPNQTVDVKSITNNQATVDIVGDTDVVKLSSTLNGTGTISSYKSVGAVLSQQAMTQIYYALAFAFLFMSITVFIIFRNVIPSLAVIFAALSDIIIAVGGMSLFGIPLSIASVGALLMLIGYSVDTDILLTTRILKRKEGTVTERAIDAMKTGLTMAAAAIGSMVALYLVVVFMIPAAQTLADIAAVLIIGLIADIMATWLMNLGILRWYVEARK, from the coding sequence AGCCACTATGGGCCTTAATCAGGGTATTGAGCTTAAAGGTGGAACAGTGGCAGTTATACAACTGGATAAATCTGTTAGTCAGAACGAACTTCAATCAATTATCAGTGCAGGGCTGCCGAATCAGACCGTAGATGTTAAATCTATTACCAACAATCAGGCCACTGTAGATATTGTGGGTGACACGGATGTGGTTAAATTATCATCCACATTAAATGGAACTGGAACAATAAGCAGTTATAAATCAGTGGGTGCGGTTTTAAGTCAACAAGCAATGACACAGATATATTATGCTCTGGCTTTTGCTTTCCTCTTCATGAGCATAACCGTGTTCATTATTTTCCGTAATGTCATACCCAGCCTGGCAGTTATTTTCGCTGCTCTTTCAGACATTATCATTGCAGTTGGTGGAATGAGCCTGTTTGGCATACCACTCTCAATTGCTTCTGTGGGAGCACTGTTAATGCTTATTGGTTACAGTGTAGACACCGACATACTCCTCACCACCCGAATACTTAAAAGAAAAGAGGGTACTGTGACCGAAAGGGCAATTGATGCTATGAAAACCGGATTAACCATGGCTGCAGCAGCCATTGGTTCCATGGTGGCATTGTATCTGGTGGTTGTCTTCATGATACCTGCTGCCCAGACACTGGCAGATATTGCAGCAGTCCTCATAATTGGACTGATAGCCGATATCATGGCTACCTGGCTCATGAACCTTGGAATACTCAGATGGTACGTGGAGGCACGCAAATGA